One Monomorium pharaonis isolate MP-MQ-018 chromosome 4, ASM1337386v2, whole genome shotgun sequence DNA segment encodes these proteins:
- the LOC105835998 gene encoding protein escargot, giving the protein MLVDEVPHNFKKNYNYSHCPLKKRPFYYTSEDEEEVPEAIKEEIIDVGVDDIPEPENLSTKPEDLSRTADRHHGLPHQQQPQQQQQQQQQQQQQQQQQQQQQEQERVSSRMTAPIFKTSPPPLTIEPSSPTTHHHAMHYVHQLHYHHHYPTKTITPPAGIAPTHHPMVKKARVEVIQHNDNSATTPTAGMTATSTPLHFMASKAPLEPLNLNPPVEPLTHYPTAAWARTGPLYPSHYLPYPPPTYRYPGADLYSSYPVPAYPHSSPEHHPSVSPPPHGALTCSTIQRPIARSYPHWSSPDHCGLSPTSSVGSGSLRSPPPATPEDLSSPSSESGRSSAGSTSAGTTIVNTKIEKSSPSTGANTSSNATSSRYPCADCNKSYSTFSGLSKHQQFHCAATQGQSKKPFSCKFCNKVYVSLGALKMHIRTHTLPCKCHTCGKAFSRPWLLQGHIRTHTGEKPFRCQHCNRAFADRSNLRAHLQTHSDVKKYSCDRCSKTFSRMSLLTKHQDGGCPGVPVSVGYSC; this is encoded by the exons ATGCTTGTCGACGAGGTGCCACACAACTTCAAGAAGAATTACAATTATAGTCACTGCCCCTTAAAGAAGCGGCCGTTTTATTATACATCTGAGGATGAAGAAGAAGTTCCCGAAGCTATCAAAg AAGAAATAATTGATGTGGGAGTAGACGATATCCCTGAACCTGAAAACCTCAGTACAAAGCCCGAGGATCTCAGCAGAACTGCGGATCGTCATCATGGTCTTCCTCATCAGCAACAGccgcaacagcaacagcagcaacaacaacaacaacaacaacaacaacaacaacaacaacaacagcaaGAACAGGAACGCGTGTCTAGCAGGATGACAGCTCCGATTTTCAAGACGTCGCCTCCACCTTTAACGATAGAGCCATCCTCGCCGACGACTCATCATCACGCGATGCACTACGTTCATCAGTTACACTATCACCATCACTACCCGACCAAGACTATCACGCCGCCAGCGGGAATCGCGCCGACCCATCATCCGATGGTGAAGAAGGCGCGAGTTGAAGTGATTCAGCATAACGACAATTCCGCAACGACGCCGACGGCGGGTATGACGGCGACGTCGACGCCGTTGCATTTCATGGCGAGCAAGGCACCTTTGGAGCCGTTGAATCTAAATCCTCCGGTAGAGCCGTTGACTCATTACCCTACGGCAGCCTGGGCTCGCACGGGCCCGCTGTATCCGTCGCATTATCTGCCGTACCCTCCACCTACCTATCGCTATCCTGGAGCGGATTTGTACTCGTCATATCCGGTACCGGCATATCCGCACTCCTCGCCGGAACATCACCCGTCAGTTTCGCCACCGCCTCACGGCGCACTGACCTGCTCGACGATCCAACGACCTATCGCTAGGAGTTATCCTCATTGGAGCAGCCCGGATCATTGCGGTTTGTCGCCTACTAGTTCTGTGGGTTCTGGCTCTCTGAGATCTCCGCCTCCCGCGACGCCGGAGGATCTCTCCTCGCCCAGCAGCGAGAGCGGCAGGTCGTCCGCCGGCAGTACTTCCGCCGGGACCACGATTGTGAACACGAAAATAGAGAAGAGCAGCCCGAGTACTGGCGCCAATACTTCCTCTAATGCGACGTCGTCCAGGTATCCGTGCGCAGACTGCAACAAATCGTACTCGACATTTTCCGGCTTGTCGAAGCATCAGCAGTTTCACTGCGCAGCCACTCAAGGCCAGTCAAAGAAGCCCTTCTCGTGTAAATTCTGCAATAAGGTATATGTCAGTTTGGGCGCGCTGAAGATGCACATTCGAACGCACACGCTGCCCTGTAAATGTCATACATGTGGCAAGGCGTTCTCCAGGCCGTGGCTACTTCAGGGTCACATCCGAACGCACACCGGCGAGAAGCCGTTCCGGTGTCAACACTGCAATCGTGCATTCGCTGACAGGAGCAACCTCAGGGCTCACCTGCAGACCCATAGCGACGTCAAGAAGTATTCCTGCGACAGGTGTAGCAAGACATTCAGCAGGATGTCATTGCTTACGA